The stretch of DNA TTATTATTTACAAATAAAATGAATGATAAGCCAGTAAAGGGGAATAAAAAACAATTAAGGAATGCTTAAAGTAGGAATTACGGGTGGAATTGGCAGCGGAAAAACAACGGTCTGCAATATCTTCAAATCCATTGGCGTGCCGGTTTACAATGCAGACAAGCGGGCAAAGGCATTGATGGAAACAGATGAAGCGTTAATCGGGAAAATCAAAGGCCTTTTTGGAAATAATATCTACAATGACAAAAACCTCAACCGAAAGCAATTGGCTGAAATTGTATTCAATGATGCTGAAAAATTAAAAGCACTGAATGCACTTGTTCATCCCGCTGTAGGTAAAGATGCATTGCACTGGCAGGAAAAAATGGAAAAGGACGGCCATCCCTACACACTTAAAGAAGCTGCTTTACTTTTTGAAACAGGCAGTTATAAGGCACTGGATAAAATTATAGTAGTTGATGCACCTGAAAAACTGCGCATTCAAAGAGTGATGAAAAGAGATGCTGTTAGTGAAAAAGAGGTGCGGGCAAGAATGGATAAACAATGGCCGCAAAAACGCAAAAATGAGCTGGCAGATTATATCATTCATAATGATGGTGAAAATGTCTTGATACCTCAAATAAGAAAACTACACAAGCAATTGATAGAAATTGCAAAAAGATGAATTGTTTTTCTGCATGCTTATACATTGTTATATAAATAATATACAGGCTTAATTAAAAGCTATAGAATCAGGGAAATTTTCTAAAAACACTTTTGCAGGCAGCAAATAAAGCTTACCTTTGCACTGGGCAAGTCTTACACGACCAGCTCCTGCTGAATCCCCCCAGGACCGGAAGGTAGCAAGGGTAGGTGGTTGAGCGGTGCGATGTAAGTAACTTGCCTATTTTTATTTCAGGGTTTATGCGCTCTTGTCATCTCTCTTTTTCCGGGCGGTCCCGGAATGGATTCTACTTTAAAACCTACAGCTTTCAATGTTCTTTTCACCACTCCTTTGGCACAATATGTAACCAATATACCACCTGGTTTTAATTGCGCATACATTTTTTTAAATACAAAAGCTTCCCACAAATCGGGCTGTGCACTTGGAGCAAATGCATCAAAATAGATCAGTTCTGCTTTTTCACCAATGGCATAGTCCTGCAGTTTTTCTGCTCTTTTCAGTAAAGTGTAATTTTCATTGATAACAC from Chitinophagales bacterium encodes:
- the coaE gene encoding dephospho-CoA kinase (Dephospho-CoA kinase (CoaE) performs the final step in coenzyme A biosynthesis.), with the protein product MLKVGITGGIGSGKTTVCNIFKSIGVPVYNADKRAKALMETDEALIGKIKGLFGNNIYNDKNLNRKQLAEIVFNDAEKLKALNALVHPAVGKDALHWQEKMEKDGHPYTLKEAALLFETGSYKALDKIIVVDAPEKLRIQRVMKRDAVSEKEVRARMDKQWPQKRKNELADYIIHNDGENVLIPQIRKLHKQLIEIAKR